In the genome of Juglans microcarpa x Juglans regia isolate MS1-56 chromosome 6S, Jm3101_v1.0, whole genome shotgun sequence, the window AACAAAATGCCTCATGTATTAGTTACGATACTCTTAACAGAATTTTATCATTCAATCAATATCTACATATTTTCCACTTCAAAATCACGATCAGTGTTTACATAGAATCCATATATAATAAGCAGTCAAACTTCCAGCAACCAGAGGCCAACTAGTGGATACATACGACAACATGTATAGGTAGAGGCAATTGATCTGGTCAATAGATATCACTTCTTGAAAACCTCTAGTCCAATTAAATTCATTGACAGATagtcaactttttattttttattatttagttaaaCGGGACTAGCCTAATCAGGAAAAGGAAAATCTTACTCGacactatatttattttgatggttacgtaaaactttttataagtaaaatcaAAATGTATCAAGCACCAATAATTCACTACAGTGAAAAAAACTCTCTACCTTACTTTGATACATAAAAGGGTCATTACAAAATACTCAGGGTTTGCTTGGATGcttttctcaaaagaaaataagggTTGCTTGGATACTGTCCTACCCTCAGCATTTTGTAGGAAGTAGCTCTCAAGATCGGACTCGCGCACTTGTGCTTGGCAACCAGATACTTTCCCATTGTACAGGACAACGGTGAAACggaaactcaaataataaatcaattatACATTCAAAAATTAAGTATATGTAAAGGTAAAATGGTgttaacaaaaaacaaatgaaaaacgTTCTTAAAGCGAGAGGGGCTAAAGATAAACCCAGATGGTAAATACTTTCCCTGCTAAAGAAAAAACTCGGTCGAAAAGCTTTCAAATCTTTCTTTCCTCTCGCTACcatttctcagcaaccaaacaaaccATAGccatcatttcaattttcagcAGTCCAACCGTAGACGTTTCCCCACTcccaaaataaagaaattaaacatCAAAGAAGAAATTACGTTGCTTTTCACTTTCCCAAGTTTTCTTACAAACCAAACGCAACGTAATGGATTCATAGTGTGCAGATTACCATGTATGAAAAACCGCAGGGAAAAACGATAGAGGAGCACATATACCTTGGGGAGTCCAGCAGAAAGGAAGTTCTTGGAATCGTAGAGCGTGTTCAAGTGCCTGAGTTCTGGAGACCTGAGACTAACCACCGATGGAAGTGCCACCAACACGTCGCTGATAGCTCCCGAAATCTGCATTCTTTAGGGTCCGAGGACTAGGGTTCTGAAACTcacccacagagagagagagattcagatGGTCAGAGTTTTGGTGGTTAGAACAGTTGGTTTATTTCATCGCAAACTATCACGAATGccattttctgttttattgttcaatattttattttttagaaatagtttattattaaaattctactatttatgttgttttttaataaataaaaaaaccaaaacagtGAAAACACcacattaatttaaaataatatttataattttggaaCGTGCAGTTTCtacatactttttaaaaaaaataaataaataaatctaatatttatataaaaaaattaattttttaataataacctCACTCTTGTTTAGGAAAGTACACGAAAATTGTATACTCCAGTGTATATAACATTACCCTTTTTAGAAAAACAACGTTCATAATGGATATTAATGGGATAGATTAGGAGAATCACACGTCACTATTGGTCTTTAAAAGTTTCATAGTATTTGTCTAATTTGTTCTAATATGTCTTACtctttatttattagaaaattatttatacaaaataaaataaaaataatattctaaaggTATGttaccatttaaaatatcttaaattacAATCATCCTCAGAACAATGGCTGTGATTTCTTTACATAAAACACATATCCATCTTAAAACATcgttttcagaaaaataaagattttattgaGGATATAAATAAGCATATCCCAAGTCCATGAAACATGTACAAGAACAACAcgtaattagaatataataaaaattcaacgTATAATCTGTATTTTATCCTATCCTATATTCCTATTCCTTCTAGAATTTGATAGGTTTTGGTGGTAAAAGTTAATTTTTCaatctataaattatatagGTTTGTTGGGTTGGTCGTGGCAAGATTTGTTGGGCTTGgacattaatttaaaaaaaaaaaaaaaaaaaaaaaaaaaaaaaaaaaaaagaagaagaagaagaagaagaagaaagaaagaaagaagcttcTAGATGAATTTGAGATGGCAATTGATGTGTTGTCTCATTTAAGATGGTAATCTTATAGCCTTCATAACCGTAATCTTATAGCCTTCTAGGTTATGGAGTagagagaagaataaaaattaaaaaaaaaaaaaaccaactcaaACATCACTTAGGCCTGATTTGGAGAGAGAAATGCTTCcacctcatttcatctcatctaaatatccaaacacttttcaattttcaattttcaaacaattcaaatacagacactttttaatttcaaatttttaactttttcatttaatcattacctaattattacaactttttaaaactttcagagaaaacataaaaaaaaacaattcaattttttcaaatctcaaaacaaaaataatattaaaaaattatattctaacaatattttaactttataatatttttattcaatttttatctcaatttccAACacctcatctcatataatctcaactcaaatatctcactactattcacaaactattcacaactcatctcaactcactatccaaaccaggccgtACTTTTTTTCCCTAATGCAAATagtaatttatgttttagtggactaagaaagaatttgatattTCTTTTCAGATATAATCTGAGCACTAATGGGATGTATTCTTACTTCTTACCTCTCATGCAACTAAACCAACAATTAGGTCCACCATCGCCCTGCCATCAATCGCCATAAAGATGGTGAAACAAGAAGATTGCAAGACAACAAATAAAGGGAAGATTGGAAACTGCACAAGTGCATAAGTTGAacgtgaaaaaaataaataagtaaaaccTAATTGAGTTCATTAATTCCATCCAAGTTACACTTTGATTAACCAATCTATTACAGGGTTAAGCGTGAATACCACCCTTTTAAAACAGTTACGGGTAGTGACACAAGTCTCACACTTTACACACCATCATGGGTCTTAAAATGTTAAAAGAGAAGCCAAATTATGAATGAGgaatgatatgaaataaacaGATCCTAACACTATAAAAGGTCAACTATTATAGTTTAAACTACATTCTATTCCAAATAGGTTGCTAATTGGTTAGGTTATGCTCCTGGAAAGCAGCGTAAAGCGAGGTAGCTTCGTCCTAGTGACTACTCTGTTTGCCTAGTCTGTTGAGTGTCGCCACTCAAATGTTGGTCCTTCCTACCAGACCTTGGATCTTCATGCCCAGGAGCTTCCCCAAGTTTCTCCtgcagaaacaaaattttaaaaactgaGCGAGCAAGCAAATTTAAGCAAGCAGAAAGCTTATAGCTtttagaggaagagaagaaagggTAGGGACCGGGCGGGTGTGTCGATGTTAAAAGTAGTTAGACTCCATTGGCTTTTGTCAACTATGTTCTAAATGCTGCTCCTGCGATATATGGAATCCAAATGTCCATGTAGATATGAACTTCTACCATACTCCCGACGCTAATTCTTACAAACCAAACCAAGACTCAATTCTTACAACTAGGTGGATGTTGGTAAAGAGACCAAAGACACCCATTAAAACAAACCCAGACCCAACCATCACCTTGAGTGAGGCATTCTCTGCAAGAAGCTGGTCATACTCGCTCCTGATCCGGCTCACTTCTGATCTGAGACTggcattttcttctttcaaggTTTCAGCACGCTGTGCAAGCTCATCACATTCCGCCTGACTCAAAAAACATGCACCCACAATCATTGAATTCATATATCAGTAAGTGATCCAAGGTAGCCAGAGAATAAACAATTAAAAGGGCACTTCCTTACCTGCTTGCGTAACCTGGATCGACGGGCTGATTCTCTATTTGATTGCTTCCTTCTCTGTCTCTTAAGCTCTCTTTCATCCTGAGTCCACATAAACAAGTCAAGTAAATATGCAGTATAACATACATATAATTGCTGAGGCTTTAGAAAAAGAGAATGTGTCGTGATGTGAACCAAAATTAGTCGCCATTCCATTTATGCCCAATTCATGACCAAGGATTTAATCAATAAATTGGGAAGAAATGAAGCGGGGAAGCTAAGCTGCACATTACATTTAACCAATCCTTAAATGTCAACCATTAAGCATTACATTTAACCAATCCTTAAATATCAACCATTAAGCATTACATTTAACCAACTTCAAAATCAAAGCTGTAACCTTATTTTAGAACTTCATTTCGAAGTAATGAACTAGTAACAAGACCAGGATAAATTTGCTGAAAAATTAACTTCCAATGAGCAAGTGAAAAACAAGAACAAGGACCAGAAAAAGGGATAGAGGTTGGTTTCCATAAGTTGGCAATCTCCTTCACTTAACACTAATTAAGATGATAAGGtatcatttatatttacttCTCCAATATCTTCCTCCCATTGTTTACCTCTATAATATAAAAACAGGGGAAATATGACTTTTCAGGATGGTAAACAAGTGGGACTGACCAAAATTGGAGAGACGGCAACAGTACGACAAAGTAATTTGGTTTGTTTAGAAAATTCTACGAGCATAAGATGAAGCTGAATGAGTAAAGCAATGCAATATGCATGTCAGCTGCAGTTTAGCAGAGCATATCACCCTCAATGAGCAAATCACAAAGGATTTTATCGATGACTAAATGCTTTCTTCAGGCCTATTAGAGGTTGCTTAGTAAATGCAAATCACCAAAAACTAGTATATTAACAGGGTATTTAGAGAAAAAACAGTTGATTTGAGCAAGTCAGGTGAAGTGTAAATTAAACAATTCATCAACATCAGATTAGCGTTCACAGCCTATACAGGCTCATATTATTGATTGTGGATAGCCTGTAACACTCAATTAATGAGATCTTATTAGAGAACAGCCATGATTTAAGTAACTGAAGTGAAGTTGAATTCAGCAATTCATGAACTCAGATTAACCTGTATCCAAAGCTGTGACTGAACACTTTCCCGTGATCCAGTAACAACTCCTCCTGCAACAGGAGTAGGAGGAACCTTCCCACGCATTGCAGGTACGGCTGAGGAAGTTGGAGCACCCCAATAATCCATTCCAATATTTAGATTTGTGGTGGGACCAGCAACAGCTAAGGGAGGAGCAGCAGCACCTGACAACGGCACCATGGCCATTGCTTGATTCACAATTGTGTGAGGTGTATTTGGTCCTCCATTTTGAGGACCATGCACAGAATTGCCATTCTGAGATGCTTCAGCTGTAAAAGAACACAGGttcttcatcatcatatatTATTGAAGCTATAGAACAGCAGAACAAAAAAGGTAATAATAATTTGTGCTTCATTCTTTGATAATAGAAAATTATTGAACCTTCAAAAGAATCTTGCCCGCCCCCTGACTTCAGTTGTGAGTCCtataaaaccaaataaattaagatgcaaGACTTTTACTTTAACTGGAAAGGAAGAGAAGGGTACAAAAGGCAAAAAATAACTATTCAAGAGATTGCTCCAAGTGATGATGGCAGACATAAATATTAATCTGGACAAGTGACACGCCATCTTCAGTTAACCATTGGTAGAATGCATCTTTAGAAGCTCACTCTAGACTAACCATAAGGCAGGGAAGTCGAACAAAAACTTTAGATGATATTTTAACTCAGCATACACatagaaaaaaatcaaaggctaggtgttttcttgtatacatccagtgtatttggttactcctattgatatatatatatataatatcattacttataaaaaaaaaaaaaagaaaaaactcaagaTTTTCAATAATATACTCAAAACTTTATTCTAGTCATTATCATTCTCGTTTATGCTTTCAGGTAAAAAGAGTGCTTAATTTGTGTTTGATTGTATATGCTTTGCCCCCTAATAACTAAGGAGACATTGTTATTGATTGGTgtttatatgtgtaagaaaaatgggGATACCGTGGAtgatttacttttacattgtgaggtggccaagATTTTGTGGGATGACATTTTTAACAGGATCGGAGTTGCATGGGAGCTGTCTAGAAGGGTGGTGGGTCATCTTGCATGCAGGAGAAGTCTTCTTGGCAAACCCCAAATTGCCTCTGTATGGAAAAATGATTCCCCTATGTCTCATGGGGTGTCTTTGGATGGGGAGAAATGAGCAGTTCTTTGAAGATCGGGAGCATTCTCTGGATGAGCTTAAAAGATTCTTCTAACAcattattgtttgaattaatcTACTCAACCTCCGGTCTACTAAACACACACCACACACTGACATGACAGAACCCGGTTCGGCACCACATCACGGTTCTGCCCTTCTCCCTCACCCAGACAAAGTCCCTCCCCCCTTCTGCGAAGGGTCTTCTCCCTCACCCAGACAAAATTCCCCCACCCCCACTCGCCCTTCTCTGCGAAGGGTTTCTCCGTCACCCAGATGAAACCACgattacccccccccccccccaccactTTCCCTTATCTGTGAAGGGTCACCTCTTGCAGGTTGCAAACTATTGCTGTGAGTGCACCCATTTGGCTTTGGCTGAGGAGATTGGAGCCAGACGAGTTAAGCAATGGAAAGATTGGGGAAAATCAGCAACTGCAGTTGGAGAAAACCTACGTTACGAGTTGTTTCCAAAAATTTGATGATGAAGTTGGAGGAAAAGTTGGTAGAGGCATTGATGAAAGCTCCGATGCTTTCTGACCCTGTTGCACCAGAAACTATTGGATCTACAGCTGTGGTTGCAGTAATCTGTTCATCCAATATCATAGTTGCTAACTGCGGTGATTCAAGAGTAGTCCTGTGTTGCTGGAAAGAACCCATGATTATGAACCAAAGTTCTCTTCCATGGAAACTAATCTTTTTTcatactttaattttatttttcccagcCAAACAGAGAAGATGAATATTCAAGGATTGAAGCAGTGGAACAACCATTGTGTCTTTGTGGTTCTTGCAATGTCAAGGTCCACCGATAGTCTACTTTACTTGGTTCATTAATCTGtataaagaaaatgtaaaatttattctgaattttgatttttacaattggtTTAAAACGTGcgtttcattaaaataaaaattacagcTCAGCTGGTGTGCGGAGGTTGAGCTACAGAGGGAGGTTGTGTAGAAGGATTCTTATTGTTTTGGGCTACTATTACTGACTTCAGTGGGattagttttcatgattttcttgtatccatTACTAGTTCCTAACTTGTAAATAGGTGTTCTctttgtatactttctgtgtacttgTGCTACACTTTTctcttctatcaataaaattttattttacctatgAAAAAATAACAAGTCAAAGATGAAATATGAGTGGCAAAAtgactgaaaaataaaagtaaaatcgGTAGTCTGAAGGACTAGCAAAAATAAATACTACTGCAAAACTGCTCTCAATTATACACATGCTGCGACCACCAGGATGGGAAATCAGCAATCAATTCTAGCAAGGTTTTTGTGGTATAGATTAAAGGGGCATTAATGAGATAAGTGTTTGACCACGTGTCTGTCTTAgcaatagttaaaaaaaaatttgacaaaatttttttttataagtattaaaaaaaaatgataaataaaacaagaaacGATGCCCAGCCACAAGGAATTTTTAACATTGTAATCGTTTGATGTTTTCTTGGTTCAAACCACTTGGGGGAATTTTCAACTCACTCGGCTGAAGCCTTACTATCAACTATTGGCGTTCAGCTCCATAGATCCATTTACACTGCTGAAGCCTCAACTTTACAAAGTTAAATGATAAGACCAAAGACCCACCTAGTGTCTTTGATTGATAATCAGCATACTAGTGTGTTTCAAAACGCCAGAATTTACCAACATGCACTCATGGCTACAACAAATGTGGCTCAAATAACATGTTGACAGCATACTGCGACAAAGTGAATGAAGTGAGTGACAAGGCACTTACACTCTGAGAATTTTCATCGCTTCCTTCACTTGTACCTTCACTACCACTCTCAGCACTGCAAGTCCCAAATTATTCCTCAACAGTTTAAGTACTTTGTAACAACATTAAATAATGATATTCAACATTGTTAATATACTCACAAAAATATGCAGCATCAGAACAAGATGATTTTTGTTAATAACGACAGTTCCATTAAGCATTATACTTAAAGAAACATGCATCATCACATCAACTGACGATTCTCAAGCCCAAAACCATCAatactaaacttttttttttttttttatcagtaaaagatagatattatatatatgaaggaaataggcatagcccctGTACAAGGGAAGTATACATAGGAactcctaaatacattctaaagataaattatCAATACTAAACTACTGAAAATATGAGAAGTATTAAATCAGTAATAATCATGAATTTTCGTGAAATGTATGgcaatcaaaatttgaaaagaaacagTAGAGAGGTAAATTTGAAAAGGGGAGAGAGCTCCCCCACTCCCTTCATTTTCATCCAAAATCCCAAAAAGATTAAATGTAAAGCATTCACTAAATAATTGGCTTGGACCCTTAAACAGCAGTGAATAGTTAAAATCATCCAACTAACACTAGGCATAAAATGATCGTCAAAGATAATTCACAACCATTCAATCAATACACACCTTTTAGAATAAACTCCATTAGCAGATGCACCTGATGTTTTAGTGTGCTCATTATTCTTCCCCGTTATCATATTCAAACTGCCTAAACTTCCTTTTGATCTTTTGATGGGCAATTTTTCCTTCACCTCAGATGGTGGTCTAACATCTGCTTCCATGTTGCCAGGTGTATTTACCTAAGAGCAAATTCAAAAGTTACTCTTCATGTGCATAGACAGATGAAGGCATTTCCTTCTAGTATCAAGACATAAGACGCGATGGCATAGAAGACTTACAGAAGTCTCAGCCATGCCATTTGGAGAAGTCATAGCAAAAGGACTAAAAGGATAAGATCCCTGTTTGAGATTATTGAATACCAAACAGAGTTATTCACGTGCAGAACATGAGCATGTAGTGAGAATTTGAGACTGCAACTAAAGCACGATGCACGAGAAAATACCGGAGGCATAGATGGGTGAGCATATATGCCACCATGGGGATACATCGCCACGTATGGATGTGGAGGGGTGCCATAGGGAGGCATAATATGCTGCAAGCAAAACATTATATAACACTTGTTATTTCCAACCAGAACAAGCACGTGAAGAAACTTTCTGCAATGTTACCAAGATAGAGATGGAGGCTTCTATTTAaagtaaaagtaattaaaataagTGTAAGGGGTGCCACTCGAGAACATAAGTCTACAAAATAGAGCACACAACAAAGATCAAAGATACTGGAAGAGcacaaaaatctagaaaattataaatattgatgAGGGCATTAATAGGATAGCGAAAAAGTGACTTAAGAAAACAAAGCAGTACAGCCAAATGTCATCTCACAGTCCTTGAAACGTAAGGCCATCTGTTctctccaaatgcaccacaatAAGCAAGAAGGGATCATGGCCTTGAGATAGAGGGATATATGCAAGCCATTAAAAGTGAACCAGGACCACAATGAAGCACATAAACTTTTCAAATGAGTTACATGTTTGCAATATTGACTTGTTCTAACACCAAAATGAAAACTGAACTAAAATAAGCTCAAAAGGGCAAGGGCAAATTAACATGCTCGGGCTCGCATACATGACCACACGAGTTCATCTCATCTAGAGCTTGAACCCGAGAACTTCCAAATCCCATAGTCAGCTCATAGCCTCATTCGCACCCCTAGATTAAAACATTGAAAAAGTGATGACtaatataggtttttttttataagtactaatATAGGTTGCTaacatacttttatttttatacatgaGTATTTAAGTTGTTAACACGCAGCCACAACTTTCCATTCTTAGAAGTCTATAAACCAGTCTCAAAGGTCAATTATGCCACTCAAATTGTCCCATTCAATATTATGAGCAAAAGGTTCAATGATtgtaaccaaaataaaaattctataacGTCAATGCAGAAAAATCACACACAATCCATATACCTGAACCCCCCACATATATGGAGGAGCTTGGGGACTTGAAGCCAAGAACCCATGTGGAGGTATAGGAGAATATGCCTGTTAGGAAAAAAACACTACCatgttaaaaaaatccaaaact includes:
- the LOC121237141 gene encoding bZIP transcription factor 16 → MGSSEIDKQAKEKEPKTPPPAATTTTTQEPSSNTGTSAVNPDWSGFQAYSPIPPHGFLASSPQAPPYMWGVQHIMPPYGTPPHPYVAMYPHGGIYAHPSMPPGSYPFSPFAMTSPNGMAETSVNTPGNMEADVRPPSEVKEKLPIKRSKGSLGSLNMITGKNNEHTKTSGASANGVYSKSAESGSEGTSEGSDENSQSDSQLKSGGGQDSFEAEASQNGNSVHGPQNGGPNTPHTIVNQAMAMVPLSGAAAPPLAVAGPTTNLNIGMDYWGAPTSSAVPAMRGKVPPTPVAGGVVTGSRESVQSQLWIQDERELKRQRRKQSNRESARRSRLRKQAECDELAQRAETLKEENASLRSEVSRIRSEYDQLLAENASLKEKLGEAPGHEDPRSGRKDQHLSGDTQQTRQTE